A region of Candidatus Poribacteria bacterium DNA encodes the following proteins:
- a CDS encoding von Willebrand factor type A domain-containing protein produces the protein MKKVFKKNLLFSSFVVLIGLGFTAMSYGAAVVSVTPDQISSPAVGEQLEFSIEITGAKGVAGYKLTIGFDPTALRYIDSTNGDYLPTGTFVSSIVPSANGVSVAATAPTGVASLENGTLTTVKFEVVAVKSSTIQLVDVTLFDSAAMPLPVMTVDGTVVATLLLAVDVNQDGTVNIVDLTLVAQNLGTPATANPRVDVNGDGNVNILDMVLVSQNFGEVIPPTEPVVPTPIVPPNIALDAVATAEAASPAVPQAGIVPPVPSPVVVNPWDVEFNPPNSAAFDDVFFQAHGTNPFIDTEDDAFSTFGMDVDTASYAITRRYLRDGYLPPPEAVRVEEFVNAFDYNYTPPSDETFAIHLEGAPSKFGEGKRLQLLRIGIQGYIVPDRDRKDAKLTFVIDVSGSMNRENRLELVKRALTLLVDQLRPTDEIGIVIYGSTAQVVLPHTRNVNREHILAAIHSLSPGGATNAEHGLRLGYELALQNFGPDYINRVILCSDGVANVGQTGPDAILTEIGNYVKDGILLTTVGFGMGNYNDILMEQLANKGNGSYAYVDTVKEAERIFVENLTGTLQVIAKDSKVQVEFNPQTVSRFRLLGYENRRLAQEDFRDDDVDAGEIGSGHSVTALYEIKLHEEEVVGKLATVFIRHEDPDTGNVTEVSQDIFADELKGTFEEASTSFQLAATVAEFAEILRGSYWALQGSLNAVEQTLEGIFPFTHQRTEQQDELITLVRQSIRFQ, from the coding sequence ATGAAGAAAGTGTTTAAGAAAAACCTCCTTTTCAGTAGTTTCGTTGTTCTTATAGGATTAGGATTCACAGCAATGAGTTACGGCGCAGCGGTCGTCTCTGTAACGCCCGATCAAATTTCATCGCCAGCAGTCGGTGAACAGTTGGAGTTCAGCATTGAAATAACAGGGGCAAAAGGTGTTGCCGGTTATAAACTAACCATTGGTTTTGATCCGACTGCACTCCGCTACATTGATAGTACAAATGGGGACTACCTCCCCACGGGGACGTTTGTCTCCTCAATAGTTCCCTCTGCGAACGGGGTCTCCGTCGCAGCGACTGCCCCGACAGGTGTTGCCTCATTGGAAAACGGCACGCTTACGACTGTAAAATTTGAGGTTGTGGCAGTAAAGTCTTCTACCATTCAGTTAGTGGATGTGACGCTCTTTGATAGTGCAGCGATGCCACTGCCAGTCATGACTGTAGATGGAACGGTCGTGGCAACGCTTTTACTTGCAGTGGATGTCAATCAAGATGGAACGGTAAATATCGTTGATTTGACGCTGGTGGCTCAGAATTTAGGGACACCCGCGACAGCTAACCCGCGCGTTGATGTCAATGGAGACGGAAACGTTAATATTTTAGACATGGTGCTTGTTTCACAAAACTTTGGTGAGGTAATACCACCTACTGAACCTGTTGTTCCTACACCTATTGTGCCACCAAATATTGCGTTAGATGCTGTTGCTACAGCTGAGGCAGCAAGCCCTGCTGTCCCTCAAGCCGGCATAGTGCCGCCTGTCCCCAGTCCAGTTGTAGTCAATCCATGGGACGTTGAATTTAATCCTCCCAACAGTGCTGCGTTTGACGATGTTTTCTTTCAGGCACATGGGACGAACCCATTTATTGATACGGAGGATGACGCTTTTTCGACGTTTGGCATGGATGTAGATACCGCGTCCTATGCCATCACGCGCCGTTATCTCCGAGACGGGTATCTGCCGCCTCCAGAGGCAGTACGCGTTGAGGAATTTGTCAACGCGTTTGATTACAATTATACACCCCCGTCTGATGAAACATTTGCTATCCATCTTGAAGGCGCACCTTCCAAATTTGGCGAGGGCAAACGGCTGCAATTGTTGCGAATCGGCATTCAAGGGTACATTGTACCGGACAGAGACCGGAAAGACGCGAAGCTGACGTTTGTAATCGATGTCTCTGGTTCAATGAATAGAGAAAACCGATTAGAGTTGGTGAAACGTGCCTTGACCCTCCTTGTTGACCAACTTCGACCTACAGACGAGATCGGCATCGTCATTTACGGTTCTACTGCCCAAGTCGTGCTGCCACATACGCGAAATGTTAACCGCGAGCACATCTTAGCGGCAATCCATTCGCTTTCGCCCGGTGGCGCAACGAATGCAGAGCATGGGCTACGACTCGGATATGAACTCGCTCTCCAGAATTTTGGACCCGATTATATCAACCGCGTGATTCTCTGTTCGGATGGTGTCGCGAATGTTGGACAGACGGGACCAGACGCGATTCTTACAGAAATTGGGAACTATGTCAAGGATGGCATTCTGCTAACGACAGTCGGGTTTGGGATGGGCAATTACAACGACATTCTCATGGAGCAGCTCGCAAACAAGGGCAACGGAAGTTACGCCTATGTGGATACCGTCAAAGAGGCAGAGCGTATCTTTGTGGAGAATTTGACCGGCACGTTGCAAGTCATCGCAAAAGATTCCAAGGTCCAGGTTGAATTCAATCCGCAGACAGTCAGTCGATTTCGTCTTCTCGGCTATGAGAACCGCCGCCTTGCACAAGAGGACTTCCGCGATGACGATGTTGATGCAGGCGAAATTGGTTCAGGACACAGTGTCACCGCGCTCTATGAGATTAAACTCCATGAAGAAGAAGTTGTCGGCAAACTCGCGACCGTTTTCATCCGTCACGAAGACCCGGACACTGGTAATGTTACGGAAGTCAGTCAGGATATCTTTGCTGACGAACTTAAAGGGACATTTGAAGAAGCCTCCACTTCATTTCAACTTGCTGCCACTGTCGCGGAATTCGCAGAAATCCTTCGCGGCAGCTACTGGGCACTACAAGGCAGCTTGAACGCTGTAGAGCAGACGCTTGAAGGTATTTTTCCTTTCACACATCAACGGACAGAACAGCAAGATGAGCTCATAACGCTCGTGCGTCAGTCAATCCGCTTTCAATAG